AGTGACGGGCAGTCGTCGTCGCCAGCGCGCGAACGCCGGTTGCAGGTGGTTGGGCGGGTAGTGCACTCCGACTCCGATGCCCTGGTTCCGCATGGCCGCGAACACTCGGTCACGTTCGGGCACGCGGATCACGCAATTGAACGGGACGCTGAGCTCGACATCGACGTCGACCAAGCTGACCGTGCCGAGTGGGGCCAGCTCTCGAGCATATGCGCGCCACAGCTGCTTGCGCATCGTGGCGACGGCGCCGAATCGGGCGAGTTGCACCCGGCCGACCGCAGCGTGGACCGCTGACAGGTGGTAGGGCCATCCCGGGCCGTCGACCTGGCACGCGCTTGATCGGATTCGCGCGGCCTGGGACTGGGTGACACCGAGCAGCCGCAAGGCGCGGGCTGTGTCGGCTTCCTCGCGGGTGCGGGGAATCAACGCGCCACCTTCGATGCACGTCAGATTCTTGATGGGGCCGAACGAGAAACACGTCAGCGCCCCTGTGGCGCCGACTCGTGTGGCTGCCTGGTGGGATCCGAAGGCGTGTGCGGCGTCCTCGATCACCGTGTCGTGGACGCCGTTCAAGTCGATCGCACGGCCGCCGTAGAGCACCGGCAGCACGGCCCGGGTACGTGGCGTGATCGCCTCGGCCACTGTCGCCGCGGTCACGCACAGCGTGTCCGGGTCGATGTCGGCGAACCGTGGCCGCGCTCCGGCCATCACAATCGCATGGATGGTCGCGCAGAATGTCTGCGATGGCACCACCACCTCATCTCCGGGGCCGACCCCGGCCACGAGCAGAGCCAGGTGCAGCGCCGCGGTGCAGCGGGATACCGCGACCACGTCCGGAACACCGAGGAACTCGGCGAGCTCAGTCTCGAATTGCTCGGTGGCGGTGTTGTGGACATACTGCCCAGCCCTCAGCGCCTCAGTCATCGCTTCATACTCGGGTCCGTGCAGGAATGGTGTGGCGTTTCTGCTCGCGGGCTCAAAGGTGTGCATCGGAAGGTCCTTCCGCAGTGAGGGTTTCGACGTACTTGGTCAGCTGAATACCTGGCCTGTATCGCAAGCGAGAGTGGTCGACGAGGTGGCCGCACAGCCCGGCAAGGGTTTGTCCCACGAGGTCGGCGCCCGCCGCCTCGGCAAGTAGAAATGCGCCCGCCGCGCGGGCGTTCATCTCGGTTACGACGATCCGCTCCGGGCCTATGGCCTCACGCAGGAAGCCCTGCACACAGGACAGTCCGCTCGCGCCGACCGCTGCCAGTACTGCGGCGACTTGGTCGGCTACCTGGGGATCGTGGAAGGTGACGCTGACCATCGAGAGGCCGCCTTTGGTGAGTAGGCGATAGCGAAGGATCACAGACGCATGTCCGTCTCGGTCCACCAGGCAATCGGCGGTGAACTCACGGCCGTCGGCTCGGGCCTGAATGATGGGATCGGGAACCACTTCGCACAACACTCGAGCCTGCGCTGGAGTTTCACAGAAGACGATGTTCTGCGAGCCTTGCCCGTTGCGTGGCTTGACGACCAGCGCGCACCCGTCGGGAATGTCGTCAACCTGGTGCGGCAACCACGTGCGCGGGGTCGGGATGCCGGACGCGGTCAAGATCCGGTGGAACTCCGCCTTGTCCAGGCAGGCTCGGACGGTACGGTGCGGCGGAAACCATGTCCGAACTCCCATCTTCTCCAGCTCTGGTTGAAGCGAAAGCAGTTGCGGCAACTCCGATTCAACCGCAGACAGCATCGCGTCAGGCCGTAGGTTCCGGCACAACTCCAGCAGGTCGGCCGCGAATTCGGGACCGAGAGCCGGTCGTGATTGGCGGGCGATGATGCCCGGCAGCCGCAACCCGGTGGCGAGTGGGTTTGCATCAGTTCCGATGACATCGAAACCGCGGGCGATCAGCGTACGGGCCAGGTCGAATCCCGGTTGACCACCGACGCCGGTGACGAGCAACCGGTGCAAGCCTTCGGTGGGCATCTCACTCACCTGACAGCGTGTCGAGACGGATCGACGGCACGGGCGCAGCCGGGTTACGGAGCAATGGCGCCCACCGGTCGGGATTGTCGCGGTACCAGCGCACTGTGTCGGCCAGCCCGTCGGCGAATACCTGCTCCGGTCGGTAACCCAACTGCGCGACCTTGTCCCAGGTCATCGCGTACCTGCGGTCGTTCGAGCGACGGTCGGCCACATACCGCACCTGATCCCAGCCAGCGCCGAGCTCGGCGAGGACGTGGCCGGTGAGTTGGGAGTTCGTCAGGTCGGTGCCACCACCCAGGTTGTAGATCTCACCGGGTTCCCCGTGTCGCAGCACCAGCTCCAGTCCAGCGCAGTTGTCCTCCACATGGAGCCAGTTGCGGATATGGCCGCCGTCGCCGTGCAGGGTTACCTGCTCGCCCTTGAGCAGCGAGGTGATGAACGCCGGAATGATCTTCTCCGGATGCTGATTCGGGCCGTAGTTGTTGCTCGAGCGAGTGATGCAGACGGGGACGCCATAGGTGCGGTGATACGACCGTGCGACCAAATCCGATGCGGCTTTCGACGCGGCGTAGGGGACGGTCGGGGCCAGCGGCCAGTCCTCGGATGCCGCCCCCTCTTCCAGCGGGCCGTACACCTCATCGGTGGACACGTGCACGATCTTGCTGATGCCCCACCGCATGGCAGCGTCGAGCAAGATATGCGTGCCCAGCACATTCGTGCTCAGAAAATTGCCCGCCTCGAAGAAGGACCGGTCGACGTGCGACTCGGCCGCCAGATGCACGATCGCGGTGTGCGCCTGCACGAGGTCATCGACCAGCCTCACGTCCAGAATATTGCCTTCCACCAGGCTCAGCCGAGGAGACAGCATCGCTGCGCCCAGATTCGCTTGGTGACCGGCGTAGGTGAGAGCATCGAGAACCGTCACCTCAGCCGTGTCATCCGATCTCAGCAGCCGCTTGACGAAATGGCTTCCGATGAAGCCTGCACCGCCCGTAACCAATACCTTTTCCATGCGTTGCCTCCCCCGGGGGTAATGGTGGTCTCAGCTGGCGAGCTGAACCTTAAATAGGTTGGCCTGCAATAACGTTCGGAATGCGTAACGCTTACGGCCGTAGTTCACATTTTCGCTACCTCACAATTCAGAGATCCAGATAAAGGCGTTCGTTCGGAAGACGTGGCAACCCGCTTGCGCCACCCAGAAGAATTTCCACGGCATCCTCGAAGTGCTTGTAACGCCATTCCTGCACGAACACGATCGCGGCAGTGACACACGCGATGTAGTCGAATCGCACGCCGTGCAAAGACACACTCAGGTGCACGTCAGCATCATCTGGTAGCGGAGATACATTGGTGTTCACGATCTTTCACCGGCCACGATCTCGAAAGAACTCGAAGTCGTTGCGCGTCACGATGACAGCGGCCACGAATGTCGCGCATGCGATCTGTTCGCCGCGCTTGTCGGCGCACTCCCGATGCTGGTGTATCGCGGCCACGGCATCGTGTCGGCTCCGCACCGGCCAATGCGGATTGTCATGGCGCTGTCGGTCGTCCTGCGCTCGCCGTGAGTCATCGAGAGATGCCAGCACCGGATCGGCATCCATCACCGATCACCGCATCCGATCTCGTCGGTCGCCAGCCCCGGATTGAACAGGTCATCGATGACACGGGCGCCGGTGTAGGAGCAGCCGTTGCCCGCCAGTCCGGTGTGCTCGCCGATTACGCCATCGGCTACGGGAGCCACACCGACGCAGCGTGAGCACCCAACGAAGACGAGGACGTCAGCGTCGAAAACCGCACCCACACAGGCCGACAACCGAATCGACGGCCCAGGCGCTGCCTCAGGCATGCACTGCCGCTCTCCGGGATGCCGGTCCGTCGCAGTTGCGAATCGCTTCGACCACCGCCATTCCCGACGGGCGGAACTCGTCGCGAGGTGGCGTTACCCAGACCCGGAATCCGGCGCTGCGGGCGACCGGCGACGGCAACGCGATCTGCGCGCCCACGCGGGAGACGGAGACATTGAGCCGAAACAACTCGGCGAACAACGTCGTCTCGTCGGGTACGTCCGGCACCACGATGAACGTCCACCGTTTCGAACGCGGATGCGAGACAATCGGCCCCAACCGCACCCCCTGACTCTGCATACGGCTCTTCACCGCACCGCCGAGCCGCATCGGCATGGTGATCGCGCCGACACTGCCCGCAGGCACGATGATGCGCCCGCCCAGCTCCGGCTGAACAATGGCCGGTAGCCCACAACTCTGCCGATAGAAGCGGCACCGCGTCGTCGGCGTATCAGCCTGCGCCAGCGGCGAAACCCGTGTGTCGTCCAACCCCATCCCCGCATCTCCCTACTCGTCGTGTGAGGTGCACCCGACGCCGAGGAGCTTGCGCCACCGATAGGCAGCTCACTGTTATCGGTGTGCCGCTCAGAGGCATCGGCATCGAGGCGGCGCCGGGTGCTGTACAAACTGTGACCGCAGACACAAGCCCGGTGCCATCCCGGAACCATCCCGGTTGGCCCCGTTTTCTTCCCGGAATGTCTCGCCCATGGCGCGCCGCACCGAGAGCGTCCTAATCTGAGGGTCGAGGTCTAGGAGGTATGGCAATGACTGAGCAACCTGCACGCACACGCCTGGAACAGATCATGCGATCCAGGGACCTTGGGCCGACGGCCTTCGAGCGCGAGTTCAATCGCGTTGCCGCCGAGCTCGGCGAGGACACAGCGGTGAGCCCATCCACGCTTCACCGGTGGGTCAGCGGCGCCGAGAAGCCCAGACAGGCGTCACGGCGGGTACTCGAGCATTGGTTTCAGGAACCGGCCAAATCGCTACTCGGTCCACCACGCCGCACCACGCCCCCTGCCAAACCTACTGCGGAGGAACTGATTGTGACTGCTGGACGCGAGTCCGCCGACCACGCTTTCGACACTGCAGCGACCGCCATCGACCCTTCAGCGCTGGAACATCTCCAGGGTGAGGTCGAGCAAGCCGCTCGGCGCTTCAACACGACACCGACCCTCGCCATGCTGCCCGACCTCGTTGCGATGCGAAATCGTGTCTACGAACAGCTCGATCGCACGAAAAAGCCGCGCCAGATGGCGGAGCTGTATCTCATTGCAGGCCAAATCTGCGGACTAATCGCCGCCGCCAGCCTCGATCTGGGTTTCGCGGACTCCGCCGAGGAACAAGCGCGCTCGGCGTTGACGTACGGGCGGTACATCGACCACCCATCACTACAAGGCTGGGCCCATGCCTTACTGGCCACGGTCGCGTATTGGTCCGGCCGGTCCCGCAAGGCCGTCAATTACGCCAGTGACGGGCTCCTACTCGCGACTGCGAGCACCGTCCGGGCTCAACTGCACTCGTTGAATGCTCGCGCACTGGCAACGATCGGCGCACGAGATGAGGTCGGGCAACATTTGAACGCCGCGGGCGACGAACTAGACCGCGCAGGCAACGATCCGCTGTTCGACGAAGTGGGCGGTGAGATGCAGTTCGACCGATTGCGCTACTCGGTGTGCGCCGCATCGGCATACATCGCACTCGGCGACGGTAACCGAGCAGAAGCCGAAAGCATGGCGGCCCTGGACCTGTTTGTTCGGGGGTCTGAAGAGAAACGCTTTGGCGTGCTGGCAGCGCGAACCGATCTCGCCACCGCCCGAGTATTGCTCGGGGACCTCGCCGGAGCCCAAAACGCGATCACACCTGTCCTGGCAGTTGACGCCGCACGGCGTACGGACCGACTGGCTCAGCGAGCGCACTCGCTGAGCCGCCTTATCGGTGCCGAGCGATTCCATGGCGCGCATGAGGCGCGGTCCCTTGGGGAAGCGGTCGAAGATTTCACCGCTACCAGCTTGCCACGCGCGATCCCGCGCCCGGCGCTGCCCGCCGGGTCCTAACGCTTCTTGTCCCAGAGCGACAGCAACTCCTGCTCTCGCTCAGCCGAGATGCCGTTCTCGCCATCAGATTCGGTATCCGATGCGTCGCTGCTCAACCATTCCCAGGTATCGGCGACTGTCATCGCGATCGGGCGAGCAACTAGTCCGGTGTCTCTCGCGCGAGTCGAGTCGACTTGCCAGACGCCGCGGTCAATGCGCCACAATGGCAGATCAGTCCACGGTGTGAGCCCTTGTGCCGCTAACCATATCTCGTCGGTGGCCCAGTCGAGTTCGGCATGTGCGCCGGTGACGAGCCGGCAGGCATCGAGTAGATCACCCATTGTTTCGGCGCCAGGCGACGTGAGGTTGTAAATGTTGGCCGGAAGGCCTGCCGCGTGAATGGCGAAATCGGCAGCGTCGCGCACGTCGATCGGCTGGATACGCCGATCGGGATTACCGGGCGCCAGCACACGGCCCCCTCTTGCAATGCGACGTAGCCACCACGGGAGTCGCCCGAGGTAATCGTGTGGCCCGAGGATGACGCCCGGGCGCAGAATGACGGTCCGATCCGGCCCGATCGCTTCGAGTACTGCAGCCTCACACCCGGCCTTCAGCGCGCCATAGCTGGCCGACCCATGCTCGGCATCCGACGCGCAATCGAATACCCGCGACTCCTCGGTGATCGGCTCGACGGGCCAACCACGATAAGCGGAGACGGTCGAGACCAGCACGTACTGGCCGACCACGCGTTCGAGCATCTGAGCAATGCCGAGCGTCTCACGAGGAATGTAGGCCGAGGTGTCTATGACGGCGTCCCAGGGACCGGCCTCGGCGAGACGAGCAACGTCGTCCGGACGTGTCCGATCACCTCGGATCAGCCGGGCACCTAGTAGCGCTTCACCCGTCGATCCTCTTCGGAAACAGGTGATGTCGATCCCTTGGGCAACAGCTGCCGCGACGACAGCACGACCCAGGAACCGAGATCCGCCGAGAACAAGAACCCGCACCCAACCATTCTGTCTGCCACGGATCTGCGATCAACTTCCACACCATCTGTCCCAGCGCTGACCTGGCAGGCGCTGCGCGGGCAGTCGGTCAATCCGGACGGGGCGACGCCGCTCGCTTTCGGCGTAATCGACGTTGCCGCAGCAGGCCCGGGAGCCCTTGTGCCGCCGTTCGTGCCGTTTCCCAGCCTGATCTACCTGACCGGAGCGCTGGAACTGCTCGGCGCGGTCGGCCTGTTCGTCGCGAACACCCGCCGACCGGCCGGGCTCGGGCTTGTCGCGCTGTTCCTCGTGATGCTGCCCGCCAACATCTACGTCGCCGTGTCCGACGTCCCGTTCAACGGCGCACCCGCGACACCCCTGTGGGCGCGGATCCCGGAGCAGGTGCTGTACATCGGCGTCGCGCTGTGGGCGGCCGGAGCGCTTCGGTTCGGGCGACGAGGCGGCGGTGCCGCCGAATTCACGCAGGCCGTGGTCCGCACCGACGGAGTTGTCTGACAGCGCGAAGGGCGAGTGCAGCACTCGCCCTTTCGGCGCCCTCACCTGTCTGCGGCGTCGATGTGCTCCGGGCGGATGCCCAGTCCGATGAATCGGCCCATGGCGTAGCGCAGGGGCGGCAGTGCGTTGAATGCGCGGAAGATCCACGGCGTGCGCGGCGGCGTATCGTCATCGAGGCGTTTCGGGTAGAGGTCGCGAAGAATCGCCACCTGGAATGCCTGGGTCAGTTTGACCGGTAGTTCGCGGCGCGCCTGGACCGCGCGAAGGTGGCGGGTCGTCACACCGCCTGCCGACAGTGGTGGGCCGAGGAGATTCGCGGCCGCGACGGCGTCTTGGATGGCGAGGTTGATGCCGACACCACCTGCGGGTGACATGGCATGCGCGGCGTCGCCGATACACAGCAGGCCGTCGCGGTACCAGGTCGTCAATCTGTCGACGCGAACGGAGAGTTCGTGTACGTCGTTCCAGTCCCGCAGCTCGTGCATCCGGTCGCGTAGGGCGGGTGCCAGCGCGACGATCCTGCGGTGTAGTTCGGCGATTCCGCGTTCACGTAGCGCGGCGTACGCTCCGGCCGGAATGGTGTACGCGATCTGCCAGTAGTCTCCGCGGTCGATGGCAACCATCGCCCCCTTGCCGCTCTGGAAGAACTCCACACGGTCACTCGGTGTGCGGGAAAGCCGGAACCACAGCACGTCCATGGGTGGGGAACTCGTCGCGAGCCGCAGCCCACTCGACCGCCGCACGGCGGAGTGCCTGCCGTCCGCACCGACCACCAGATCGGCTCTGATTATGAGCGGGCCTTCGTGGGTGTCGGCGCGCACTCCGCACACTCGATCGTTCTCGATGATCAGATCGGTGACCTCGGCGCGGCGAACGAGCCGGAACGTCTCGTAGGACGTGGCTTTCGCGGCGAGAAAATCGAGAAATTCCCACTGCGGCATGAAAGCGATGTACGGGCTGCTCACCTGCAGTCGGCGGAAATCCGCGATGCTGACCACGTCGTGGCCTACCGACGCGGTGACCTGGTCCATCCTGGAATGCGGGAGGCGGTGGAATTCCTCAAGCCAACCCAGCTCATTGATCAGCTCTTGCGTCGACGGATGGATGGTGTCGCCCCGAAAGTCGCGCAGGAAGTCGGCGTGCTTCTCCAGCACGGTGATCCGCACGCCCCGCCTTGCGAGTAGCAGTCCCAGCATTATTCCCGCGGGCCCACCGCCCACCACACAGCACGTGGTCGTGTCCTCACCCATTGATCTCGGCCCCCTGTGCGACAACACCGAACAAGACGATGTCGACGAGCTCGTCGACATCGGTCGCCGATGTGCTCCGCGCGCCGACCGCCACCGCCGCGAACAACGCATTCGCCGCCGCGCCGCAGTCGTGCGGCCGCAGCTCCCCCGCTTCGACTCTGGATCGAAGGTAGTCGGTCAGCATCGACTGTCCCTCCTGGACGAAATCGTTCATGGCGGTGCGGATTTCGTCATGCGCACGGCTCGCCGTGAAGAACAGATCCACCAGCTGCGCGTTCTCCGACAGAACCTGCTGGAATCCCGCGACAACCCGCCGGAGCACCTCGGCGGCGGGCTGATCGGCGGTTCCCGCGAGCAGCTCTCGCAACCGCGGGACGAAACCGCGCTCCCGCAGCACTGTGGTGATCAGATCGGTCTTCGACTCGAAGTAGTGGTACACAAGCCCCGGCGTGACTCCCGCTCGGACCGCGATGTCCTTGATCGAGGCCCCATCCACCCCTTTGTCGGCGAATACCGCCAACGCGGTGTCCATCAAATCCTCCCGCCGCCGCTCGGCCTGCTCGCGTCTTGTAGCCATCTCACCTCGATTGACTAAACGTTCATTCAACAAATGTACCGTAAGACAGACAGCCCCGGCACGCAACCCGGCGGAGGACGAGCTGCACACAGCACTGGGCGAGAGGGAGCAGACCCTCGCCGCCGACGACGGGCCGGTCCGCTTGGACGACGAGGGCGACTTGGTAATTCCCCGCTGTCCGCGGAGAACGTTCCGGCCGAGGCGGTGGCGTTGTGCGCTGATTGGCCAGGTGGTGTCAGCGCCGGTCGCTGAGTCGCTCGGCGGCAGCCGGGGTGGGGGTGGCGAGGAATTCCGGATCGCCTACCGCCGCAGGTTTTTTCGGAATACAGCGTGCAGGTGATCTTCGCGGGGTACAACGGAATCGTGAGCGCTTCAAGGTATTTGGCCGTGTTCGGCAGCGCACTGATGGTTTCGGTGGCGGTGTTCGTCCTGTCCGTTCGGCCTGCCGCGGCCACCCCGGCGGGGCCGCATGTGGTCGAGGAAGCGCCGTTGGGCGGCTCCGTATCACGGATGGATGTCTACTCGCCCTCGATGGACCGTGTGGTGCCCAACAGGGTGATTCGGGCCGCGGGCGGTGGCCGGGCGCCCACGCTGTATCTGCTCACCGGAATCGGTGGCGGGGTGGACGGGATCTCCTGGTGGGACGACACGGACGTCCGGGAGTTCTTCGCCGACAAACATGTCAACGTGGTGATGCCGATCGGAGGCGCCTACAGCCTCTACACCGACTGGCTCGCCGACGACCCGGCCGTCGGCCGCAATCGTTGGCAAACCTATCTCACGCAGGAACTCCCGGCGGTCCTCGATACGCACCTCGGCACCACCCGACGCAACGCCATCGCAGGAGTATCGATGAGCGCGGCCTCCGCGGTCGACCTCGCCATCCAGGCGCCCGACGTATACAACGCCGTAGCTGCCTACAGCGGATGCCCCTGGGCGTCGGACCCTGTCGGTATGGCCATGGTCAGCGCCCAGGTGATCCGCGGCGGAGCCAACCCTGCGAACATGTGGGGCGAGCCGGGCGCAGCGATCTGGCAGGCGCACGACGCGTTCGCCAACGCGACCGCACTCGCCGGGAAAACCATCTACCTCTCAGCCGCCTCCGGCACTCCGGGCGCGATCGACCAAGGCGGACTACCCTTCCCGCCGATCGAAGCGATCGCAAGCTCGTGCACCGGCGCCTTCGCAAGCAGGCTCACCGAACTCGGGCTGCCCGCAATCCATGTCAACCGCCCGGAAGGCTCGCACACCTGGGGGCAGTTCGAAACCGACCTGCACGATTCCTGGCCGCACCTGGCCCGCGCGCTCGGTGCGTGAAACACCGGATACCGGTCGGATCACCAGGTTCGTCGTGATATCCCGCGAGCAGCATGTTCCGAATTGCGACCGGGACGTCCTTCCGAGATGACCGGTCGTTCAGACGGCCGAGTCCGCGGGCTTCACCGCGAGGAGAATTCCCGTCGAGTACTTGCTCCGCACGAACTCCGGCTCGTCGAACCCGACCGCGCGCACAGTCTCGGCGTAGCGGCGGATATCGACGTCGGCGAATGGATCGACCGGTTCCTCGCCGCGGCGAGTGAGTCGCCTGATTCGGGTCAGCGCCGACCGCATCCGGTCGGACGGGTCGGCGTCTGCGAGCAGTAGGCGTCCACCCGGGCGCAGCACCCTCCACATCTCCTCGATGGCGGTGGAGCGGTGCTGTTCGGGTATGTGGTGCATGACGAAGGTGCAGGTGACGACGTCGAACGAGGTGTCGGGGACCGTCAGGGCCTGCGCCGTGGCCTGCTCGTACCGGTGATTCGGGAAGTGGTCGCGCCGCCGGTTGTAGTCGACGGCCGAAGATGCGGGGTCGACGCCGACCGCGGTGCCCTCCCGGCCGACGAGGGCACCGAGTGCACGAACGAGTTTTCCTGGGCCACAACCGATGTCAAGCACGTCATGACCCGTGCCTGCGCCACTGACGTGTGCGAGTTCGGCGATGAGCCTGGCGTGGCGTCCGAGGAAGAACGCGGCGGTGAACAGGTTGTAGCGCCGCAGGCCGGCGATAACGATGCCGGTGCCTGCGTCGTCGACGAACATGGGGGTGAGCACTTGTTCAGTACGGGACATGCGCTCATCGTCTGCCGCGTGCGTGGCGGCGACCAGAATCAGATAGGCGGGATCCGTTCGTTTCCGGACGGATCCGCCGAAACTGTCCATGCGACGAGAGACCACTATGGCCACGACCACCGACCGCAGGGTGCGCCGGACCCGGGACGCGCTGCACCGGGCCCTGATCGAGCTGATGATGGAGCGCGGGTACGAGCGTGTGACCGTCAGCGACATCATCGACCGCGCCGACGTCGGTCGCTCCACCTTCTACGCCCACTACCGCGACAAGGACGACCTGCTGATCGTCAGCTGCACCGAATTCCTGCGCCGCGAGATCGCTCAGGCGCGCACCGACCGCGACACCCCCTGGGCGCCTGTGCGGGTCATGATCGGCTTGGCCGCCGCCTATCCCGATGTCTACCAGCCCTTGATCGGCCCGAAGAGCACCGCTGTCGTGTTGCGGAGCTATCAGAAGACCGTCGCAGGCATCCTGCACGAGCACATGGACCGCCGACTGGACATGCCCGCCGACGAGTTGGCCGACACCATAACCTTCCTGTCCTGGGGTCTGGTCGGACTACTCGGTTCAGTCATCGACCGCACCGACCCCACCCTGCCCGCGGCGGCATGGCGCCGGTTCGAATCTCTCTGCACGGCCGGCCTCGCACGACACGT
The DNA window shown above is from Nocardia sp. NBC_01730 and carries:
- a CDS encoding NAD-dependent epimerase/dehydratase family protein — translated: MRVLVLGGSRFLGRAVVAAAVAQGIDITCFRRGSTGEALLGARLIRGDRTRPDDVARLAEAGPWDAVIDTSAYIPRETLGIAQMLERVVGQYVLVSTVSAYRGWPVEPITEESRVFDCASDAEHGSASYGALKAGCEAAVLEAIGPDRTVILRPGVILGPHDYLGRLPWWLRRIARGGRVLAPGNPDRRIQPIDVRDAADFAIHAAGLPANIYNLTSPGAETMGDLLDACRLVTGAHAELDWATDEIWLAAQGLTPWTDLPLWRIDRGVWQVDSTRARDTGLVARPIAMTVADTWEWLSSDASDTESDGENGISAEREQELLSLWDKKR
- a CDS encoding TetR/AcrR family transcriptional regulator is translated as MATRREQAERRREDLMDTALAVFADKGVDGASIKDIAVRAGVTPGLVYHYFESKTDLITTVLRERGFVPRLRELLAGTADQPAAEVLRRVVAGFQQVLSENAQLVDLFFTASRAHDEIRTAMNDFVQEGQSMLTDYLRSRVEAGELRPHDCGAAANALFAAVAVGARSTSATDVDELVDIVLFGVVAQGAEING
- a CDS encoding alpha/beta hydrolase; translation: MVSVAVFVLSVRPAAATPAGPHVVEEAPLGGSVSRMDVYSPSMDRVVPNRVIRAAGGGRAPTLYLLTGIGGGVDGISWWDDTDVREFFADKHVNVVMPIGGAYSLYTDWLADDPAVGRNRWQTYLTQELPAVLDTHLGTTRRNAIAGVSMSAASAVDLAIQAPDVYNAVAAYSGCPWASDPVGMAMVSAQVIRGGANPANMWGEPGAAIWQAHDAFANATALAGKTIYLSAASGTPGAIDQGGLPFPPIEAIASSCTGAFASRLTELGLPAIHVNRPEGSHTWGQFETDLHDSWPHLARALGA
- the rfbB gene encoding dTDP-glucose 4,6-dehydratase — encoded protein: MEKVLVTGGAGFIGSHFVKRLLRSDDTAEVTVLDALTYAGHQANLGAAMLSPRLSLVEGNILDVRLVDDLVQAHTAIVHLAAESHVDRSFFEAGNFLSTNVLGTHILLDAAMRWGISKIVHVSTDEVYGPLEEGAASEDWPLAPTVPYAASKAASDLVARSYHRTYGVPVCITRSSNNYGPNQHPEKIIPAFITSLLKGEQVTLHGDGGHIRNWLHVEDNCAGLELVLRHGEPGEIYNLGGGTDLTNSQLTGHVLAELGAGWDQVRYVADRRSNDRRYAMTWDKVAQLGYRPEQVFADGLADTVRWYRDNPDRWAPLLRNPAAPVPSIRLDTLSGE
- a CDS encoding DNA-directed RNA polymerase subunit beta, producing MGLDDTRVSPLAQADTPTTRCRFYRQSCGLPAIVQPELGGRIIVPAGSVGAITMPMRLGGAVKSRMQSQGVRLGPIVSHPRSKRWTFIVVPDVPDETTLFAELFRLNVSVSRVGAQIALPSPVARSAGFRVWVTPPRDEFRPSGMAVVEAIRNCDGPASRRAAVHA
- a CDS encoding class I SAM-dependent methyltransferase, which encodes MSRTEQVLTPMFVDDAGTGIVIAGLRRYNLFTAAFFLGRHARLIAELAHVSGAGTGHDVLDIGCGPGKLVRALGALVGREGTAVGVDPASSAVDYNRRRDHFPNHRYEQATAQALTVPDTSFDVVTCTFVMHHIPEQHRSTAIEEMWRVLRPGGRLLLADADPSDRMRSALTRIRRLTRRGEEPVDPFADVDIRRYAETVRAVGFDEPEFVRSKYSTGILLAVKPADSAV
- a CDS encoding DegT/DnrJ/EryC1/StrS family aminotransferase, coding for MTEALRAGQYVHNTATEQFETELAEFLGVPDVVAVSRCTAALHLALLVAGVGPGDEVVVPSQTFCATIHAIVMAGARPRFADIDPDTLCVTAATVAEAITPRTRAVLPVLYGGRAIDLNGVHDTVIEDAAHAFGSHQAATRVGATGALTCFSFGPIKNLTCIEGGALIPRTREEADTARALRLLGVTQSQAARIRSSACQVDGPGWPYHLSAVHAAVGRVQLARFGAVATMRKQLWRAYARELAPLGTVSLVDVDVELSVPFNCVIRVPERDRVFAAMRNQGIGVGVHYPPNHLQPAFARWRRRLPVTEATAQEILSLPFHPGMSKQDVKRVVSTLQVAVEEAAA
- a CDS encoding FAD-dependent oxidoreductase, whose translation is MGEDTTTCCVVGGGPAGIMLGLLLARRGVRITVLEKHADFLRDFRGDTIHPSTQELINELGWLEEFHRLPHSRMDQVTASVGHDVVSIADFRRLQVSSPYIAFMPQWEFLDFLAAKATSYETFRLVRRAEVTDLIIENDRVCGVRADTHEGPLIIRADLVVGADGRHSAVRRSSGLRLATSSPPMDVLWFRLSRTPSDRVEFFQSGKGAMVAIDRGDYWQIAYTIPAGAYAALRERGIAELHRRIVALAPALRDRMHELRDWNDVHELSVRVDRLTTWYRDGLLCIGDAAHAMSPAGGVGINLAIQDAVAAANLLGPPLSAGGVTTRHLRAVQARRELPVKLTQAFQVAILRDLYPKRLDDDTPPRTPWIFRAFNALPPLRYAMGRFIGLGIRPEHIDAADR
- a CDS encoding TetR/AcrR family transcriptional regulator, which codes for MATTTDRRVRRTRDALHRALIELMMERGYERVTVSDIIDRADVGRSTFYAHYRDKDDLLIVSCTEFLRREIAQARTDRDTPWAPVRVMIGLAAAYPDVYQPLIGPKSTAVVLRSYQKTVAGILHEHMDRRLDMPADELADTITFLSWGLVGLLGSVIDRTDPTLPAAAWRRFESLCTAGLARHVPPSCS
- a CDS encoding ATP-grasp domain-containing protein is translated as MPTEGLHRLLVTGVGGQPGFDLARTLIARGFDVIGTDANPLATGLRLPGIIARQSRPALGPEFAADLLELCRNLRPDAMLSAVESELPQLLSLQPELEKMGVRTWFPPHRTVRACLDKAEFHRILTASGIPTPRTWLPHQVDDIPDGCALVVKPRNGQGSQNIVFCETPAQARVLCEVVPDPIIQARADGREFTADCLVDRDGHASVILRYRLLTKGGLSMVSVTFHDPQVADQVAAVLAAVGASGLSCVQGFLREAIGPERIVVTEMNARAAGAFLLAEAAGADLVGQTLAGLCGHLVDHSRLRYRPGIQLTKYVETLTAEGPSDAHL
- a CDS encoding DoxX family protein, producing the protein MPPFVPFPSLIYLTGALELLGAVGLFVANTRRPAGLGLVALFLVMLPANIYVAVSDVPFNGAPATPLWARIPEQVLYIGVALWAAGALRFGRRGGGAAEFTQAVVRTDGVV